The Lacrimispora xylanolytica genome has a segment encoding these proteins:
- a CDS encoding methyl-accepting chemotaxis protein: MKNFRDYSITKKLLTAFLSVVLMMLVVGGVGIFGMIRINQMDTYLYEEQTAPISELFASTKNLYTLRTDINAIVVHSGSQSELTKLEQEYQNSKKAFLDNAAVYRKSIKSDSTLALLDEATQLFEQSYDPMIQACLEAAKSGDSISALSALNRDSEAIQKIYDNMDQLITLRMDAAKQTSQGNDSTAVVLTVILCIIVALGTIAALYLSFRISKMISDPIGQVVLAAKKIALGHVDVDLKDIDSKDETGQLADAFTQMLNGIREQVMIAEEISNGDFTQEVPLRSDEDVLGLALRKIENDLNRTLLLINISADQVNTGAEQVSSAAQALASGSTEQAATVEELNASITTIAKQAEHNADNVRLASTYVEQSSSGVLASNEFMENLNESMNKIGTASAEISNITKVIEDIAFQTNILALNAAIEAARAGDAGKGFAVVADEVRNLAIKSAEAAKETGILITHSVEAVSEGEQMATETSRILKEVQEKSKLVEQAIQEIESASSNQVAAIEEINQGLSQVSAVIQTNAATAEESSASSEELAAQAQTLQQEVGKFKLNKNTSLQSSLSPAFGLGKY; this comes from the coding sequence ATGAAAAATTTCAGGGATTACAGTATTACAAAAAAACTACTCACCGCTTTCCTTAGTGTAGTGCTGATGATGCTAGTCGTCGGAGGCGTGGGTATCTTTGGCATGATCCGCATCAATCAAATGGATACCTATTTATATGAGGAGCAGACAGCACCCATCAGCGAACTATTTGCATCAACCAAAAACCTTTACACTCTTCGTACAGATATTAATGCGATTGTTGTTCATTCAGGAAGCCAATCTGAGCTTACAAAACTGGAGCAGGAATATCAGAATTCAAAAAAGGCATTTCTTGACAACGCAGCAGTATACCGGAAAAGCATAAAATCTGATTCAACTTTGGCATTGCTTGATGAAGCGACCCAATTGTTTGAGCAGTCATACGATCCGATGATTCAGGCGTGTCTGGAGGCTGCAAAATCCGGAGATAGTATCTCTGCCTTATCTGCACTGAACCGTGATAGTGAAGCCATTCAGAAAATTTACGACAACATGGATCAGCTTATCACCCTTCGTATGGATGCTGCGAAGCAGACAAGCCAAGGCAACGACAGCACCGCTGTGGTTCTAACGGTAATCCTGTGCATCATTGTGGCTTTGGGAACTATTGCTGCTCTCTATTTAAGCTTTAGAATCTCTAAGATGATCAGTGATCCTATCGGTCAGGTAGTACTTGCTGCAAAGAAAATCGCTCTTGGTCATGTGGATGTGGATTTAAAAGACATAGATTCCAAGGATGAAACCGGTCAGCTCGCCGATGCATTTACCCAGATGCTGAATGGAATCAGGGAGCAGGTGATGATTGCAGAAGAAATCAGCAATGGTGACTTCACTCAGGAAGTTCCCCTCCGTTCCGACGAAGATGTTCTTGGACTTGCTCTTCGAAAGATAGAAAATGACCTTAACCGCACTCTTTTACTTATTAATATTTCAGCCGACCAGGTAAATACCGGTGCGGAGCAGGTATCCTCTGCTGCCCAGGCCTTGGCTTCTGGTTCCACCGAGCAGGCGGCTACCGTAGAAGAGCTGAATGCTTCTATTACTACCATTGCTAAGCAGGCAGAGCACAACGCAGACAACGTCCGCCTGGCTTCCACCTATGTGGAACAAAGCAGCAGCGGAGTCCTTGCAAGCAATGAATTTATGGAGAACTTAAACGAATCCATGAATAAAATTGGTACCGCCTCCGCAGAGATCTCCAATATTACAAAGGTAATTGAAGATATCGCTTTCCAGACAAACATTCTAGCCTTAAATGCAGCCATAGAAGCAGCACGTGCCGGGGATGCCGGTAAAGGCTTTGCAGTTGTTGCTGACGAAGTACGAAACCTTGCCATTAAATCTGCAGAAGCAGCCAAAGAAACTGGTATCCTTATCACTCATTCCGTAGAAGCCGTTTCCGAAGGGGAACAGATGGCGACTGAAACCTCCAGAATCTTAAAAGAAGTACAGGAAAAATCCAAGCTGGTGGAGCAGGCAATACAGGAAATTGAATCAGCCTCAAGCAACCAGGTGGCAGCCATTGAAGAGATCAATCAGGGCCTGTCACAGGTATCTGCAGTCATTCAGACAAACGCAGCAACCGCAGAAGAAAGCTCTGCCTCCAGTGAAGAGCTGGCTGCACAGGCACAGACGTTACAGCAGGAAGTCGGAAAGTTCAAGCTCAATAAAAACACTTCCTTACAATCCAGTTTATCCCCTGCTTTTGGTTTAGGAAAATACTAA
- a CDS encoding ABC-F family ATP-binding cassette domain-containing protein: MLYQIIDGTVSAGGNLILSHINFEIRGNEKIAVVGSNGAGKTTLLKLIAGEITLDRDDKRNGPGIVTSRKPTIGYLKQQAFIEKDRTVEEELLSSCPFKDTFSMERFAYEREYDRLFTGFGFLKEDKKRKIADFSGGEQTKIALISLLLQKPDILLLDEPTNHLDIQTVEWLEQYMKQYEKSVVMVSHDRFFLDQTVSVVYELSGKRLTKYPGSYTHYREEKKKYIRIKTKEYERQQEEINRLNALVERFKNKPSKAAFARAKKKAAERIQLVEKPMEDEAHIFTGAIEPAILGSKWVFESEHLKIGYDRPIAELTMRIRRGQKIGILGPNGAGKTTFLKTVAGLISKVSGEYSIGNQITIGYFDQHSSEITSAKSVAEHFHDLFPSLTEKEVRSILGAYLFGGKEAMKPVNSLSGGEKARLVLMELLQSRPNFLILDEPTNHMDIKAKETLESAFMSYTGTILFVSHDRYFLSRLAESILLFEGQSVFYYHFGYEHYLERSRKAENGEGIAARVKAEEQALIAGMRAVPKAERHRLKEISTEEAYLDWKLGLVLEKLVPARNRVEELSERLEELKTAWINSQEFWNGMEWEEALTYQQIAEERDKAQEEWTRWCMEWFETAFGEDMV, encoded by the coding sequence ATGTTGTATCAAATCATAGACGGGACAGTGAGTGCAGGCGGCAATTTGATCTTGTCACATATCAATTTTGAGATACGGGGAAATGAAAAAATAGCGGTGGTGGGCAGCAATGGGGCCGGAAAAACCACCCTTTTAAAATTGATTGCCGGAGAAATCACCTTAGACCGGGATGATAAGAGAAATGGTCCGGGTATTGTTACATCCAGAAAACCAACCATAGGATATTTAAAGCAGCAGGCTTTTATAGAGAAAGACAGGACTGTGGAGGAAGAACTGTTATCCTCTTGTCCTTTTAAGGACACCTTCTCTATGGAGAGGTTTGCATATGAGAGGGAATATGACAGGTTATTTACAGGCTTTGGATTTTTAAAAGAGGACAAAAAAAGAAAAATAGCCGATTTTTCCGGGGGTGAGCAGACAAAGATTGCACTGATCAGCCTTTTGCTTCAAAAGCCTGATATCCTCCTTTTGGACGAGCCCACCAATCATCTGGATATTCAGACCGTAGAATGGCTGGAACAGTATATGAAGCAGTATGAGAAATCCGTGGTAATGGTATCTCACGACCGCTTTTTTCTGGACCAGACCGTGTCAGTGGTCTATGAACTTTCAGGAAAAAGGCTTACGAAGTATCCCGGCAGCTACACTCATTACCGGGAAGAGAAGAAAAAGTATATTCGAATCAAAACGAAAGAATACGAAAGGCAGCAGGAGGAAATCAACCGCTTAAATGCATTGGTGGAGCGGTTTAAGAATAAGCCAAGCAAGGCAGCCTTTGCAAGAGCCAAGAAAAAGGCAGCGGAGCGGATTCAACTGGTAGAAAAGCCCATGGAGGATGAAGCCCATATATTTACCGGTGCCATAGAACCGGCAATCCTGGGCAGCAAGTGGGTCTTTGAATCAGAGCATCTAAAAATAGGATACGACAGGCCGATTGCGGAACTGACCATGAGAATCCGCAGGGGGCAGAAGATCGGAATTCTTGGACCAAATGGAGCCGGAAAAACCACCTTTTTAAAAACAGTCGCTGGACTGATTTCAAAGGTGTCCGGGGAGTATTCCATTGGCAATCAGATTACCATTGGTTACTTTGATCAGCATTCTTCAGAAATAACTTCTGCGAAAAGCGTGGCAGAGCATTTCCACGATTTATTTCCTTCTCTGACGGAGAAAGAAGTGAGGAGCATTTTGGGGGCTTATCTATTTGGTGGAAAAGAGGCCATGAAGCCAGTAAATTCCTTATCAGGCGGAGAAAAGGCGAGGCTTGTGCTCATGGAGCTTTTACAGAGCAGACCTAATTTCCTGATACTTGATGAGCCCACCAATCATATGGATATCAAGGCGAAGGAAACACTGGAATCTGCCTTTATGAGCTATACGGGAACTATTTTATTTGTATCTCATGACCGGTACTTTTTAAGTCGTCTGGCCGAATCTATTTTGCTTTTTGAAGGACAATCTGTATTTTATTATCATTTTGGCTATGAGCATTACCTGGAACGAAGCCGAAAAGCAGAGAATGGGGAAGGAATCGCAGCCAGAGTGAAGGCGGAAGAGCAGGCCTTGATTGCCGGCATGAGGGCAGTACCAAAAGCTGAACGACATCGGTTAAAGGAGATTTCCACAGAGGAAGCATACCTGGATTGGAAGCTGGGCCTAGTCCTTGAAAAGCTGGTACCGGCAAGAAACAGGGTGGAAGAACTGTCAGAGCGTCTGGAAGAATTAAAAACGGCCTGGATCAATTCTCAGGAGTTCTGGAATGGTATGGAGTGGGAGGAAGCCCTTACTTATCAGCAGATTGCAGAGGAACGGGATAAGGCTCAGGAAGAATGGACCAGATGGTGTATGGAATGGTTTGAGACTGCGTTTGGAGAAGATATGGTATAA
- a CDS encoding AraC family transcriptional regulator, with protein MNALDWISGIQKAVDYMEAHITEELKFDEIAKQAYSSSFHFQRVFRILCGYTLGDYIRMRRLSLAGSELAASNTRILDIAVKYGYDTQESFSRAFTRFHGVSPSQARNGASLKSFSRLSVKLSLDGGTIIDYRMETKDGFSMICKKTGLSSEKELSFTHISDFWRQCNEDGTIEALSQYIPEDSMFNHSIVGASFGNDAGDSNYPYAIGIPCHNVSVIEDAFSVEEIPSHTYAVFQCRGKMPDAFHRLYHQIYSEFFPGSDYRPCGGTDFEVYPSADVNNPAYTCEIWVAVEKK; from the coding sequence GTGAATGCGTTGGATTGGATTAGCGGAATACAAAAGGCTGTGGATTACATGGAGGCGCATATTACCGAGGAACTTAAATTTGATGAAATAGCAAAACAGGCGTACTCATCAAGCTTTCATTTTCAGCGGGTGTTCCGTATTTTATGCGGATATACCCTGGGTGATTATATCCGTATGAGAAGGCTGTCTTTAGCTGGCAGCGAGCTTGCGGCTTCCAACACCCGGATACTTGATATTGCTGTGAAATACGGCTATGACACTCAGGAAAGCTTCAGCCGTGCCTTTACACGCTTTCATGGAGTATCCCCGTCTCAGGCGCGAAATGGAGCCAGCTTAAAGTCATTTTCCCGTCTGTCTGTAAAATTATCCTTAGATGGAGGAACGATTATAGATTACAGGATGGAAACGAAGGACGGGTTTTCAATGATCTGCAAAAAGACAGGGTTGTCCAGTGAAAAGGAGCTATCGTTTACCCATATCTCTGACTTCTGGCGTCAATGCAATGAAGATGGAACAATCGAGGCTCTGAGCCAATATATCCCGGAAGATTCTATGTTTAATCACTCCATTGTTGGTGCAAGCTTTGGGAATGACGCAGGGGATTCCAATTATCCATATGCCATAGGAATTCCTTGTCATAACGTATCGGTGATAGAAGATGCATTTTCGGTAGAGGAGATACCGTCTCATACCTATGCAGTCTTTCAGTGCAGGGGAAAGATGCCCGATGCATTTCACAGGCTATACCATCAAATTTACAGTGAATTTTTCCCGGGAAGTGATTACCGTCCCTGTGGCGGCACGGATTTTGAGGTGTATCCATCTGCTGATGTAAATAATCCCGCCTACACCTGTGAAATCTGGGTGGCTGTGGAAAAGAAATAA